The following proteins are co-located in the Egibacteraceae bacterium genome:
- a CDS encoding XdhC family protein translates to MDVFDALSRARARGEPVVLVTVLAVEGDAPTRSGAKLVVGPEGIVAGTLGCSEFDTAGVELAGEAIGQERPLRRRLDFPSHSRERAIELFAEPQRPEPAVLVIGANPVARSVAELARAVGRRAVLVAPGGDTAVRGGVEVHADDPERFLLAAPPGATDAVVVSDHDASWVDAVLRVALASDAFFVGMLGSRRHAPEVIRRMRDGGVPPANLARLRCPCGLDIGSRTPAEIGLSIVAEIVATARGRDGRPLGLDWSAGASG, encoded by the coding sequence ATGGACGTGTTCGACGCGCTGAGCAGGGCTCGCGCCCGGGGCGAGCCGGTCGTGCTCGTAACGGTGCTCGCCGTCGAGGGGGACGCGCCCACCCGGTCGGGTGCCAAGCTCGTCGTCGGCCCCGAGGGCATCGTTGCGGGGACCCTCGGCTGCTCGGAGTTCGACACCGCGGGTGTGGAGCTCGCCGGCGAGGCCATCGGGCAGGAGCGACCGCTGCGGCGGCGCCTGGACTTCCCCTCGCACAGCCGCGAGCGGGCGATCGAGCTGTTCGCCGAACCGCAGCGCCCCGAGCCGGCGGTCCTCGTCATCGGTGCGAATCCGGTCGCGCGGTCGGTCGCCGAGCTCGCCCGCGCGGTCGGCCGGCGCGCCGTGCTCGTCGCCCCCGGCGGTGACACGGCCGTCCGCGGGGGCGTGGAGGTCCACGCCGACGACCCCGAGCGCTTCCTGCTCGCCGCGCCCCCGGGTGCGACCGACGCGGTCGTGGTGAGCGACCACGACGCCTCCTGGGTGGATGCGGTCCTGCGCGTCGCCCTCGCAAGCGACGCCTTCTTCGTCGGGATGCTCGGCAGTCGCCGGCACGCACCCGAGGTCATCCGCCGGATGCGTGACGGCGGTGTCCCGCCGGCCAATCTCGCCCGCCTGCGCTGCCCGTGCGGGCTCGACATCGGCAGCCGCACCCCCGCGGAGATCGGCCTGTCGATCGTCGCGGAAATCGTCGCCACCGCGCGGGGGCGCGACGGGCGCCCGCTCGGACTCGACTGGTCCGCCGGCGCGTCGGGATGA